From bacterium, a single genomic window includes:
- a CDS encoding FAD-dependent oxidoreductase: MVAEEEPKTGEEEEPRTGVYVCHCGHNILGMVDVPAVVEDAVKLPGVVVAREYQFMCSDPGQELIKKDIRELGLNRVVVASCSPLMHERTFRRTCAEAGLNPYLFAMANIREHVSWVSEDRELATDKAKQLIHGEVRRVALQEALTPTVVEVTPAALVVGGGIAGIQAALDIADAGKKVYLVEREASIGGHMSVFDKTFPTLDCAACILTPKMVDVGVHPNIELLTYSEVTNVDGFVGNFKVTVKKKARYVDLEKCNSCGDCMEKCPRIPYPSKLIIAIEGTTIKAKKLEEKEKARAAAGE, translated from the coding sequence ATGGTAGCGGAAGAAGAACCCAAAACCGGCGAAGAGGAAGAACCGAGAACCGGCGTCTACGTCTGTCACTGCGGCCACAACATCCTGGGTATGGTCGACGTGCCGGCGGTGGTGGAGGACGCGGTGAAGTTGCCCGGCGTCGTCGTAGCGCGCGAATACCAGTTCATGTGTTCCGACCCCGGCCAGGAGCTTATAAAAAAAGACATCCGCGAGCTGGGCCTCAACCGCGTCGTCGTGGCCTCCTGCTCGCCCTTGATGCACGAGCGGACGTTCCGGCGCACGTGCGCCGAGGCGGGTCTTAACCCGTACCTGTTCGCGATGGCCAACATCCGCGAACACGTCTCGTGGGTTTCGGAGGACCGCGAGCTGGCCACCGACAAGGCGAAGCAGCTCATCCACGGCGAGGTGCGGCGGGTAGCGCTGCAGGAGGCGCTGACCCCCACGGTGGTGGAGGTTACGCCCGCGGCGTTGGTGGTCGGCGGCGGCATCGCCGGCATTCAGGCCGCGCTCGACATCGCCGACGCCGGCAAGAAAGTATACCTCGTCGAGCGCGAGGCCAGTATCGGCGGCCATATGTCGGTATTCGACAAAACCTTCCCCACGCTCGACTGCGCCGCCTGCATCCTGACGCCCAAGATGGTGGACGTCGGCGTCCACCCTAATATCGAGCTCCTCACCTATTCCGAAGTCACCAACGTGGACGGCTTCGTCGGCAACTTCAAGGTGACGGTTAAAAAGAAAGCGCGGTACGTCGACCTCGAGAAGTGCAACAGCTGCGGCGACTGTATGGAGAAATGCCCGCGCATACCGTACCCCTCCAAGCTTATCATCGCGATCGAGGGTACGACTATTAAGGCCAAGAAACTCGAGGAGAAAGAAAAGGCCCGGGCCGCGGCCGGGGAATAA
- a CDS encoding tetratricopeptide repeat protein → MRRIAGKSALLVFGATYVAAAALYVASAARAPAGGDWGDFVAAASVLGIAHPTGYPVYLQILALPLSVLPAAWAAAAADVANALAVALAPALLAWGAYRVGRGNGRDDVGLAAFAVLAGVLFAGAPSLWLEATSVEVYGAAFALLLGALLILDLTHRGDGRPYIAAAFLGGLGAGVHLTAFAYVLVLLAVWGAARRPPVRVVWLAAACWALGLSAALFLPIRAVAAPPLTWTWTGISDLRTFVIHATGRQFSYNFRAPTWLLATLRLRELFAAVWRSGGPFVFLAPLGLWLLWRRARAAAAAVVAVLVLNTAFLLCYDIPDLASYQLPFVGLVFACAACGAAALFRAAGGKLRVAVTAVAAAAVAFSLAREWPRQRRDPEFISYYGRQIVLPVGYRAVYVSGTTTSNFLYWFRQYTLRQRPDVELYNINDERFDIDKLSALIWREVGARPVFVDYFFLYQTHQRRAFCRRGRPAGFILGLADRETGPEEAWPLDAEVLARAGAFATARRYRKGDPDQGLNLAVSVWEYHGLFYEYRGDPGRTAYYLERAAAFDVDSSVPYINLARFYFDQGRYEEARRAAHKAVAIGGEEYMSYMAYAYLAMADQAEGDLDAALKHARVAVALKPHDGKTHRLVAAIYLERGERERAKRELENTLECGYNDPDVVLLLAAMYRREGRDDEAFKLLAENVHEYNDVRLMNAYALALIARGRYVEAKAELVRAARIAPHSAEVRANLARLEAMGW, encoded by the coding sequence ATGAGGCGCATCGCCGGAAAATCCGCGTTGCTCGTCTTCGGCGCGACGTACGTCGCCGCCGCGGCGTTGTACGTCGCCTCCGCGGCCCGGGCGCCGGCCGGCGGCGACTGGGGCGATTTCGTCGCCGCGGCCTCCGTGCTCGGCATCGCCCACCCCACCGGGTACCCCGTTTACCTGCAAATACTCGCGCTCCCGCTTTCGGTGTTGCCGGCGGCGTGGGCCGCGGCCGCGGCGGACGTCGCCAACGCGTTGGCGGTCGCGCTGGCGCCGGCGCTGCTCGCGTGGGGGGCGTATCGCGTAGGCCGCGGGAACGGCCGGGACGACGTCGGTTTAGCGGCGTTCGCGGTCCTGGCCGGCGTACTTTTCGCCGGGGCGCCGTCGTTATGGCTGGAGGCCACGTCGGTAGAGGTCTACGGCGCGGCCTTCGCTTTGCTGCTCGGCGCGCTTTTAATCCTCGACTTGACGCATCGCGGCGACGGCCGGCCTTATATAGCGGCGGCGTTCCTGGGCGGCCTGGGCGCCGGCGTCCATTTGACGGCGTTCGCGTACGTTTTGGTATTGCTCGCCGTATGGGGCGCGGCCCGCCGGCCGCCGGTTCGCGTCGTTTGGTTGGCCGCGGCCTGCTGGGCGCTGGGGTTATCGGCGGCGCTATTTTTACCCATACGCGCCGTCGCCGCGCCGCCCCTAACCTGGACCTGGACCGGCATCAGCGACCTCCGGACGTTCGTCATCCACGCCACCGGCCGCCAGTTCTCCTATAACTTCAGGGCACCGACGTGGCTGCTCGCGACCTTGCGGCTGCGCGAGCTTTTCGCCGCGGTGTGGCGGAGCGGCGGGCCGTTCGTATTCCTCGCGCCCCTGGGCTTGTGGCTCTTATGGCGGCGGGCCCGGGCGGCCGCGGCGGCCGTCGTCGCGGTGTTGGTTTTGAACACGGCCTTTCTCCTCTGCTACGACATCCCGGACCTGGCGAGTTATCAATTGCCGTTCGTAGGGCTGGTCTTCGCGTGTGCGGCGTGTGGGGCGGCGGCCCTCTTCCGCGCCGCGGGCGGGAAATTGCGCGTCGCCGTGACGGCCGTTGCCGCGGCGGCCGTCGCGTTCTCGTTGGCCCGCGAGTGGCCGCGGCAGCGGCGCGACCCGGAATTCATATCCTATTACGGCCGTCAGATAGTCTTGCCGGTGGGGTATCGGGCGGTTTACGTCTCCGGCACGACGACGTCCAACTTCCTCTATTGGTTCCGCCAGTACACCCTCCGACAGCGCCCGGACGTAGAGCTCTACAACATCAACGACGAGCGCTTCGACATCGACAAACTGTCGGCGTTGATTTGGCGCGAGGTCGGCGCCCGCCCGGTATTCGTGGATTATTTCTTCCTGTACCAGACCCACCAGCGCCGCGCCTTTTGCCGGCGGGGCCGGCCGGCGGGTTTCATACTGGGGCTGGCCGACCGCGAGACCGGGCCCGAGGAGGCGTGGCCGCTGGACGCCGAGGTGTTGGCCCGGGCCGGCGCTTTCGCGACGGCCCGGCGCTACCGCAAAGGCGACCCGGACCAGGGATTGAACCTCGCCGTAAGCGTTTGGGAATACCACGGCCTCTTCTACGAGTACCGCGGCGACCCGGGCCGGACGGCGTACTATCTCGAACGCGCCGCCGCGTTCGACGTCGACTCGTCCGTGCCTTACATCAACCTGGCCCGGTTTTACTTTGACCAGGGCCGGTACGAGGAGGCGCGCCGGGCGGCGCATAAGGCCGTCGCCATCGGGGGGGAGGAGTATATGTCGTATATGGCGTACGCGTACCTGGCGATGGCCGACCAGGCCGAGGGCGACCTCGACGCGGCGCTGAAACACGCCCGCGTGGCCGTGGCGCTCAAACCCCACGACGGCAAGACCCACCGGCTGGTGGCCGCGATTTACCTCGAGCGGGGCGAGCGCGAACGCGCCAAGCGCGAGCTGGAGAATACGCTTGAGTGCGGCTACAACGACCCCGACGTCGTCCTCCTTCTGGCGGCTATGTATCGGCGGGAAGGCCGCGACGACGAGGCGTTTAAGCTGCTGGCCGAGAACGTCCACGAGTATAACGACGTGCGCTTGATGAACGCGTACGCGCTGGCGCTCATCGCCCGGGGGCGGTACGTCGAGGCCAAGGCCGAGCTTGTGCGCGCGGCCCGCATCGCCCCCCATTCGGCCGAGGTCCGCGCCAACCTCGCCCGGCTGGAGGCGATGGGGTGGTAG
- a CDS encoding DRTGG domain-containing protein, whose protein sequence is MAVRIRDIAEKLGAEVLTGEDGLDRDVGVVISSDLVSDILCCRDVEAFLITGLAKIQILRAADMIDLIGICFVRGKAPEAEVVDYAREIGLPVILTPKTMYESCGLVYQLGAKSGAYIPPGRGE, encoded by the coding sequence TTGGCCGTAAGGATACGCGATATTGCAGAAAAGCTCGGCGCCGAAGTCTTGACCGGCGAAGACGGCTTGGACCGCGACGTCGGCGTCGTGATATCCTCGGACCTCGTCAGCGACATCCTCTGCTGTAGGGACGTCGAGGCGTTTCTTATCACCGGCCTGGCGAAGATCCAGATATTACGCGCCGCGGACATGATCGACCTTATCGGTATTTGCTTCGTGCGCGGTAAGGCGCCGGAGGCGGAAGTCGTCGATTACGCCCGCGAGATCGGCCTTCCGGTGATACTTACGCCCAAGACGATGTACGAGTCGTGCGGCTTGGTCTACCAACTCGGCGCGAAGAGCGGGGCGTATATCCCACCCGGCAGAGGGGAATAG
- a CDS encoding 4Fe-4S dicluster domain-containing protein produces MAEVGKAIWRETPDLGFLNEILAMPGGEAVAACIQCGTCSGTCPTARDMDYTPREVMALTRAGYRDRVLGSNMIWMCASCYSCYVKCPKEIKLTDFFYKLKQMAMRERYENPASKRARALAKNFAGVVRWLGRSNEMWLLMRYFLATNIFGAFKYAGMGLSLLTTGRLEVFPKKSKSASDVRKIIARSREEAAMRP; encoded by the coding sequence ATGGCCGAGGTAGGCAAAGCTATTTGGCGCGAGACGCCCGACCTGGGCTTCTTGAACGAGATCCTCGCTATGCCGGGGGGCGAGGCGGTGGCGGCGTGCATCCAGTGCGGCACGTGCTCCGGGACTTGCCCCACCGCCCGCGACATGGATTATACGCCGCGCGAGGTGATGGCCCTCACCCGCGCCGGTTACCGCGACCGCGTCCTGGGCAGCAACATGATCTGGATGTGCGCCTCCTGTTACTCCTGCTACGTCAAGTGCCCCAAAGAGATCAAGCTGACCGATTTCTTCTACAAGTTAAAACAGATGGCCATGCGCGAGCGGTACGAGAACCCGGCGTCGAAGCGGGCCCGGGCGCTGGCGAAGAATTTCGCGGGCGTCGTCCGCTGGCTGGGCCGCAGCAACGAGATGTGGCTCTTGATGAGGTACTTCCTGGCCACCAACATCTTCGGCGCGTTCAAATACGCCGGGATGGGTTTGAGCCTCCTCACGACCGGCCGGCTCGAGGTGTTCCCCAAGAAATCCAAGAGCGCGAGCGACGTTAGAAAGATAATAGCGAGGTCGCGCGAAGAGGCGGCGATGCGGCCATGA
- a CDS encoding ATP-binding protein, producing the protein MTGADFIWTREGIDFDKVRGCAGVAADEAIETEKRIMGGDFATAGAGAIQIKRLIKKLAISPQVVRRAAIACFEAEVNVTVYAREGNIKARVTPLCIYVVVEDRGPGIPDIEQAMQPGWTTATPEVREMGFGAGLGLPNIRGNVDFLKITSKVGEGTVLEFAILLS; encoded by the coding sequence ATGACCGGCGCCGATTTTATCTGGACCCGGGAGGGAATAGACTTCGACAAGGTCAGAGGTTGCGCGGGGGTGGCGGCCGACGAGGCCATCGAGACCGAAAAAAGGATAATGGGGGGCGACTTCGCCACCGCCGGGGCCGGCGCCATCCAGATAAAGCGGCTGATAAAGAAATTGGCCATATCGCCCCAGGTGGTCCGGCGCGCGGCGATAGCGTGCTTCGAGGCCGAGGTCAACGTTACGGTCTACGCCAGGGAGGGTAACATAAAGGCGCGCGTAACGCCGCTGTGCATATACGTGGTCGTCGAAGACCGGGGCCCGGGGATACCGGATATCGAACAAGCGATGCAACCTGGTTGGACCACCGCCACCCCCGAAGTTCGCGAGATGGGCTTCGGCGCCGGCTTGGGCCTTCCCAACATACGGGGTAACGTCGATTTTTTAAAGATAACGTCGAAGGTGGGCGAGGGCACGGTATTAGAGTTTGCCATCTTGCTGAGCTGA
- a CDS encoding CoB--CoM heterodisulfide reductase iron-sulfur subunit B family protein, translated as MTTYAYYPGCSIEATAKPYGRSIEATAPALGLDLREVEDWNCCGATAYMSYDHVEAFSVASRNLAIAEKMSSSSNGAVEVVAPCSACFAVLNNAVHYMAEDPKLFGVVNDALAAADLRYEGKVRVRHLLDVYINDVPEEVLKAKIIRDLAMVRLAPYYGCQIVRPKNEFDDYDQPTKFDDYLKLLGAQVAYYPVKAKCCAGTFITTQPEIAARMVGLLLKTAQEHGADGIVTCCPLCQFNLDNFQKEAGDYYGEEFNIPVLYFTQIVGLALGVPPGELDIDNHRVSADALLAKIV; from the coding sequence ATGACGACGTACGCGTACTACCCCGGGTGTTCTATCGAAGCGACGGCGAAACCCTACGGCCGGTCGATAGAGGCCACGGCGCCGGCGCTGGGGTTGGATTTGAGAGAGGTCGAGGACTGGAATTGCTGCGGCGCTACGGCCTATATGTCCTACGACCACGTCGAGGCCTTCTCCGTCGCGAGCCGCAACCTGGCGATAGCGGAAAAGATGTCGTCCTCGTCCAACGGCGCGGTCGAGGTCGTCGCGCCGTGCAGCGCGTGCTTCGCGGTCCTCAACAACGCCGTGCACTACATGGCCGAGGACCCGAAGTTGTTCGGCGTCGTCAACGACGCGCTGGCCGCCGCCGACCTTCGCTACGAGGGCAAGGTCCGCGTCCGCCACTTACTCGACGTCTACATCAACGACGTACCGGAGGAAGTCCTCAAGGCCAAGATTATCCGCGATTTGGCGATGGTGCGGCTCGCGCCTTATTACGGTTGCCAGATCGTCCGGCCCAAGAACGAATTCGACGACTACGACCAACCCACGAAGTTCGACGACTACCTGAAGCTGTTGGGCGCCCAGGTGGCGTATTACCCGGTGAAGGCCAAGTGCTGCGCCGGGACCTTCATAACTACCCAACCCGAGATCGCGGCGCGCATGGTCGGCCTGCTGCTCAAGACCGCCCAGGAGCACGGCGCCGACGGGATCGTGACCTGCTGTCCCCTCTGCCAGTTCAACCTCGACAACTTCCAGAAGGAAGCCGGCGATTACTACGGCGAGGAGTTCAACATCCCCGTCTTATATTTTACGCAAATCGTGGGGCTCGCGCTGGGCGTCCCGCCCGGCGAGCTCGACATCGATAACCACAGGGTATCCGCTGACGCCTTGTTGGCAAAGATAGTCTGA
- a CDS encoding (Fe-S)-binding protein, giving the protein MAAKIRDNLIDGWRENLARCLRCGLCREVCPAFRATASERFSPRGRLALLEAALEGEPPAEEFGAPFLESLAYCLSCRACAERCPSGVAGDVLVLAAREAGLCRGGFPFFKSWAYRLALGRPRLLALLTRLLYVAQQAHLLPFALWFFGLPPRLALPKLEAKPFDASREQYFIPAEGTEWRGRVTYFAGCGATYLYPSTARAVVELLTRAGYLVFVPAARRCCGIPALANGDVDLARELAARNVAALAGDEPVVVDCGSCGTMLTYYYNDVLEVPGAASFKERVKDFTELIPPDVIEARDDGRVTYHDPCHLARGLGVTAEPRTLLSKIGRLVELEAPGAVTCCGGAGAYGLTYDDVFAKIGGEKAAAVEATGADVVATGCPACVLYINEALRRRGAKAEARHTAEVLNEGGGP; this is encoded by the coding sequence ATGGCCGCGAAAATACGAGACAACCTCATCGACGGCTGGCGCGAAAACCTCGCGCGGTGCCTTCGTTGCGGCCTGTGCCGCGAGGTGTGCCCGGCCTTCCGCGCGACGGCCTCGGAGCGCTTCTCGCCGCGGGGCCGGCTGGCGCTGCTGGAGGCGGCGCTGGAGGGCGAGCCCCCGGCCGAGGAGTTCGGCGCGCCGTTCCTCGAGTCGCTGGCGTACTGCTTGAGCTGCCGCGCCTGCGCGGAGCGCTGCCCCTCGGGCGTGGCCGGCGACGTGTTGGTCCTCGCCGCGCGGGAGGCGGGGCTCTGCCGCGGCGGCTTCCCCTTCTTCAAATCGTGGGCCTACCGCCTCGCGCTGGGCCGTCCCCGGCTCCTGGCGCTGTTGACGCGGCTGTTGTACGTCGCGCAGCAGGCGCACCTCCTGCCCTTCGCGCTGTGGTTCTTCGGCCTACCGCCCCGGCTGGCGCTTCCCAAGCTGGAGGCGAAGCCGTTCGACGCCTCCCGGGAACAATACTTCATACCGGCGGAGGGGACCGAGTGGCGCGGCCGGGTCACGTACTTCGCCGGCTGCGGGGCGACGTACCTTTACCCATCTACCGCTCGAGCGGTGGTCGAGCTCCTCACCCGGGCCGGCTACCTGGTCTTCGTACCCGCCGCGCGCCGGTGCTGCGGCATCCCGGCGCTCGCGAACGGCGACGTCGACCTGGCCCGCGAGCTCGCCGCGCGGAACGTAGCGGCCCTCGCCGGCGACGAGCCGGTCGTCGTCGACTGCGGCAGCTGCGGCACGATGCTCACGTATTATTATAACGACGTGCTGGAGGTCCCGGGCGCGGCGTCTTTCAAGGAGCGGGTGAAGGATTTTACCGAGCTAATCCCGCCCGACGTTATCGAGGCGCGGGACGACGGCCGCGTCACGTATCACGACCCGTGCCACCTGGCGCGGGGGCTGGGCGTCACCGCGGAGCCGCGGACGCTTTTAAGTAAAATCGGCCGGCTCGTCGAGTTGGAGGCGCCGGGGGCCGTGACGTGCTGCGGCGGCGCCGGCGCGTACGGCCTGACGTACGACGACGTCTTCGCGAAGATAGGGGGCGAGAAAGCCGCGGCGGTAGAAGCCACCGGCGCGGACGTCGTCGCGACCGGCTGTCCGGCCTGCGTCTTATATATTAACGAGGCGCTGCGGCGCCGGGGCGCAAAGGCCGAGGCCCGGCACACGGCGGAGGTGTTGAACGAGGGCGGCGGGCCGTAG
- a CDS encoding transposase, with translation MTFDRHKHHRRSIRLRGYDYAAAGAYFITICTYGPERLFGAVDGDAVRLNDYGLVAREEWLRSAAHRPEIELDAFVVMPNHVHGIVIITDDAVGAQRVAPPRVTPLPETNAQRPAAYRPPGSLGSFVAGFKMAVTKRINLLRGTPGARAWQRNYYERIIRDDDEAARIHAYIYDNAGRWPEDDYYRP, from the coding sequence ATGACGTTCGACCGCCACAAACACCACCGCCGGTCCATCCGCCTCCGCGGCTACGATTACGCGGCGGCCGGGGCGTATTTCATTACGATATGCACGTACGGCCCGGAACGTCTGTTCGGGGCCGTCGACGGCGACGCGGTCCGTTTGAACGACTACGGCCTCGTCGCCCGGGAGGAATGGTTGCGTTCCGCGGCCCACAGGCCCGAAATCGAATTGGACGCGTTCGTCGTTATGCCCAACCACGTCCACGGCATCGTAATTATAACGGACGACGCTGTAGGGGCGCAACGTGTTGCGCCCCCACGCGTTACGCCCCTACCCGAAACGAACGCACAACGACCGGCGGCATACAGGCCGCCGGGGTCGTTGGGGTCGTTCGTCGCCGGGTTCAAAATGGCCGTAACGAAACGCATCAACCTATTGCGCGGGACGCCGGGCGCGCGGGCGTGGCAACGTAATTATTACGAACGGATCATCAGGGACGACGATGAGGCCGCGCGCATCCACGCGTATATTTACGACAACGCCGGCCGTTGGCCCGAGGACGATTATTACCGGCCGTAG
- a CDS encoding NAD(P)H-dependent oxidoreductase subunit E, with protein sequence MAIDMERAETLVENFRRSDASLIELLLDVQDEFNYVPEKVLIMAAERLHVPLERILGLSTFYNAFSGAPQGRSHVKVCTGTACIVRGAQAILEKVIDETGVAPGETSDDGDVSLESVHCVGACALGPIIVANEEYYGHVTTTKAGEIIRKLKEGAAEEEKVTAA encoded by the coding sequence ATGGCTATCGATATGGAACGGGCCGAGACGTTGGTGGAAAATTTCCGCCGGAGTGACGCCAGTTTAATCGAGCTGTTGTTGGATGTCCAGGACGAGTTCAACTACGTCCCGGAGAAGGTCCTCATTATGGCCGCCGAAAGGCTCCACGTTCCGCTGGAGCGTATCCTCGGCCTTTCGACTTTTTACAACGCGTTTTCCGGCGCGCCGCAGGGAAGGTCTCACGTCAAGGTGTGCACCGGTACGGCGTGTATCGTCCGCGGCGCGCAGGCGATTCTGGAGAAGGTCATCGACGAGACCGGCGTGGCGCCGGGGGAGACCTCCGATGACGGCGACGTCTCGCTCGAGAGCGTGCACTGCGTTGGCGCGTGCGCGTTAGGGCCCATCATAGTGGCGAACGAGGAATATTACGGTCACGTGACTACGACGAAGGCCGGAGAAATTATCCGGAAACTGAAAGAGGGCGCCGCGGAAGAGGAGAAGGTAACCGCAGCGTAG
- a CDS encoding RtcB family protein — protein sequence MAEEWQGPLEKVDAWRWRLPKSYDGRMRVDGMIYADEKMLGHLRMDKTPQQVANVAALPGIVGYSLAMPDIHWGYGFPIGGVAATRERDGVVSPGGVGYDINCGVRLMSTSLTVDDVRGKVRGLLQGLYDAIPCGIGTKSKLRLSEAELKRALRDGARWAVAQGFGDAADLERTEAGGSLPDADPGALSARALERGRPQLGTLGAGNHFIEIGRVAELFDEGAARAFGLEPDGVTLMIHSGSRGLGYQVCDDWVKVMRSAMGRYKISVPDQQLACAPINSDEGRGYLGAMNAAANYAWANRQIMMYWAEEVFVKVLGASPRGLGMNLVYDVAHNIAKFETHDVDGRREELLVHRKGATRAFGPGQAELADVYRDLGQPVIIPGDMGTESFVLLGTARAMAETWGSTCHGAGRVMSRKEATRRAKGRSISRELEDRGVEVVCRSPKTLAEEMSDAYKDVSDVVNVVTNAGISKAVARLEPLGVIKG from the coding sequence ATGGCCGAAGAATGGCAAGGACCGCTGGAGAAGGTTGACGCGTGGCGTTGGCGGCTGCCGAAATCGTACGACGGCCGCATGCGCGTCGACGGCATGATATACGCCGACGAAAAAATGCTGGGGCACTTGCGGATGGACAAGACGCCGCAGCAGGTGGCGAACGTCGCCGCGCTGCCGGGCATAGTCGGTTACTCGCTCGCCATGCCGGATATCCACTGGGGGTACGGCTTCCCCATCGGTGGCGTGGCGGCGACGCGCGAGCGCGACGGCGTCGTCTCGCCGGGGGGCGTGGGCTACGACATCAACTGCGGCGTCCGCCTTATGAGCACGTCGCTTACCGTCGACGACGTACGGGGCAAGGTCCGCGGGCTGCTGCAGGGCCTGTACGACGCCATACCGTGCGGCATCGGCACCAAGAGCAAGCTCCGGCTGAGCGAGGCCGAACTCAAAAGGGCGCTGCGGGACGGCGCGCGGTGGGCCGTGGCGCAGGGCTTCGGCGACGCGGCCGACCTCGAGCGCACCGAGGCCGGCGGCTCGCTCCCCGACGCGGACCCCGGCGCGCTGTCGGCGCGGGCGTTGGAACGCGGCCGGCCGCAGCTCGGGACGTTGGGGGCCGGCAACCACTTCATCGAGATCGGTCGGGTGGCGGAGCTCTTCGACGAGGGCGCCGCGCGAGCCTTCGGCCTCGAGCCCGACGGCGTCACGCTTATGATTCACTCCGGCTCCCGCGGCCTCGGCTACCAGGTGTGCGACGATTGGGTCAAAGTAATGCGCAGCGCGATGGGCCGCTATAAGATATCGGTTCCGGACCAGCAGCTGGCGTGCGCGCCCATAAACTCGGACGAGGGCCGGGGCTACCTGGGCGCGATGAACGCCGCGGCCAACTATGCCTGGGCCAACCGACAGATAATGATGTACTGGGCCGAGGAGGTCTTCGTTAAAGTACTGGGCGCCTCTCCGCGCGGGCTGGGGATGAACCTGGTGTACGACGTGGCGCACAACATCGCCAAGTTCGAGACCCACGACGTCGACGGCCGGCGCGAGGAGTTGCTCGTCCACCGCAAGGGCGCCACCCGCGCCTTCGGCCCGGGCCAAGCCGAGCTGGCCGACGTGTACCGGGACCTGGGCCAACCGGTTATCATCCCGGGGGATATGGGCACCGAGTCGTTCGTCTTGCTGGGCACCGCGCGCGCGATGGCCGAGACCTGGGGCTCGACCTGCCACGGCGCGGGCCGCGTAATGAGCCGCAAGGAGGCGACGAGGCGGGCCAAGGGCCGCTCCATCTCGCGCGAGCTGGAGGACCGCGGCGTCGAGGTCGTGTGCCGCTCGCCCAAGACGCTGGCCGAGGAGATGAGCGACGCCTACAAGGACGTGAGCGACGTAGTCAACGTCGTGACCAACGCCGGCATTTCGAAGGCGGTGGCGCGCCTCGAGCCGTTGGGGGTCATCAAGGGGTAG